The following proteins are co-located in the Mus caroli chromosome 7, CAROLI_EIJ_v1.1, whole genome shotgun sequence genome:
- the LOC110298865 gene encoding olfactory receptor 51I2-like: MGNFRINASQVPSFILTGFPGMEAIEPWLSLPFLLFYAISIVGNSLILLIIKEEQSLHQPMYYFLSLLSVNDLGVSFSTLPTVLATLCFHARVIAFNACLAQMFFIHLFSWTESGILLAMSFDRYVAICNPLRYATVLTNARIVAMGLGTILRSFVLIVVFPVLLHRLPFCHPQNILSHAYCLHVDMIKLACTDVSLNSHYGLSIVLLTFGLDSALILISYVLILRSVLAIASREERLKTLNTCVSHILAVLIFYVPMVSVSIVHRFGAGLPHVVHILMSILYLFVPPMLNPIIYSIKTKEIRQRLLKMLFRVKL, translated from the coding sequence ATGGGGAACTTCAGGATCAATGCCTCTCAGGTTCCCAGCTTTATTCTTACAGGCTTTCCAGGAATGGAAGCCATCGAACCCTGgctgtctctccctttccttttattCTATGCCATCTCCATTGTAGGCAACTCCTTGATCCTCCTCATCATCAAGGAGGAGCAGAGCTTGCACCAGCCCATGTACTACTTCCTGTCCCTACTGTCTGTGAATGACCTGGGTGTGTCTTTCTCCACACTGCCAACTGTTTTGGCTACCCTTTGCTTCCATGCCCGAGTGATCGCCTTTAATGCCTGCTTGGCTCAGATGTTTTTTATACATCTTTTTTCTTGGACAGAGTCTGGCATCCTTCTAGCCATGAGCTTTGATCGCTATGTAGCTATATGCAATCCACTGCGCTATGCCACAGTGCTCACCAATGCTCGCATTGTGGCAATGGGCCTGGGAACAATCCTCCGTAGCTTTGTTCTCATTGTTGTCTTTCCAGTGCTTTTGCACAGGCTGCCCTTCTGCCACCCTCAGAACATCCTCTCCCATGCTTACTGTCTACATGTGGACATGATTAAACTGGCATGTACTGATGTTTCCCTCAATAGCCACTATGGGTTGTCCATCGTGTTGCTCACCTTTGGCCTGGACTCTGCACTCATCCTCATCTCTTATGTGCTTATCCTGCGATCCGTGCTTGCCATTGCATCTCGGGAGGAGCGTCTGAAGACACTCAACACATGTGTGTCCCACATCTTGGCTGTGCTCATCTTCTATGTGCCCATGGTCAGTGTGTCTATTGTTCATCGCTTTGGGGCTGGCCTGCCTCATGTGGTACATATCCTCATGTCTATTCTCTATCTTTTTGTGCCTCCTATGCTAAATCCTATCATCTATTCCATTAAGACAAAGGAGATACGCCAGAGACTACTCAAGATGCTCTTCAGAGTCAAGTTGTGA